In a single window of the Streptacidiphilus sp. P02-A3a genome:
- a CDS encoding phosphocholine-specific phospholipase C, with translation MSPLSRRTFLGSAAALSAAIGLEVLPGSEPRAAAAANTTGRITDVKHVVVLMQENRSFDHYFGSLQGVRGFSDRSAIAIAGGYSVFNQPNGSGRQYPWQLSDTASADSQAPETLAQCDGSLDHGWSTQHEAWDSGKMDDWVSAKGSVRTMGYLSRSDIPFHYALADAYTVCDAYHCSILSATGPNRTYLWSGEIDPAGAAGGPAYDGGSESGLSWQTYAETLQNAGVSWKVYQNASDNFGDNALAYFNQFANASTSSTLYQRGMASVPSTGNTPVDIANAIAADAKAGTLPQVSWVVANQNTSEHPDAPPGNGAYFIDLVLQALASDSAVLDSTVLFLNYDENDGFFDHVPPPAAPSGTTGEFYSGENIGLGFRVPMLVVSPWSRGGWVDSQVYDHTSVIRFLESWTSALGTPANCPNISAWRRQVCGDLTGAFDFAAPVYGLPTLPSTGIVLAQTSCDPLPNPAPETNALPAQESGTRSARALPYQPNGSVDHFEFDANNKILLWLKMSNEGAVATSAAHFAVYANANRSGGPWQYTVPAYNAATQTNGTAGDYYNIGSGYGNGAYDFTMIGPNRFLRHFAGNATTIGKNLETTSSYAVSSSTGDLAVWFTMTNAAASGKTAVFTITSTNYRGDGPWTYTVPAGGSTSDYFNAVAYDNGWYDFTVTNNLDPAWSRRFTGHLETGATSVTG, from the coding sequence GTGTCACCCCTCTCACGCCGTACCTTCCTCGGTTCCGCTGCCGCCCTGAGCGCGGCCATCGGTCTTGAGGTCCTGCCCGGAAGCGAGCCCCGCGCCGCCGCGGCGGCGAACACCACCGGCAGGATCACCGACGTCAAGCACGTGGTGGTGCTGATGCAGGAGAACCGGAGCTTCGACCACTACTTCGGCAGTCTGCAGGGCGTACGCGGCTTCTCCGACCGCTCGGCCATCGCCATCGCGGGCGGCTACTCGGTCTTCAACCAGCCCAACGGCTCCGGACGGCAGTACCCCTGGCAGCTGAGCGACACCGCGAGCGCCGACAGCCAGGCTCCGGAGACCCTCGCCCAGTGCGACGGCTCCCTGGACCACGGCTGGTCCACCCAGCACGAGGCCTGGGACAGCGGCAAGATGGACGACTGGGTCTCCGCCAAGGGCTCGGTGCGCACCATGGGCTACCTCAGCCGCTCCGACATCCCGTTCCACTACGCCCTGGCCGATGCCTACACCGTCTGCGACGCGTACCACTGCTCGATCCTGTCCGCGACCGGCCCGAACCGCACCTACCTGTGGTCCGGCGAGATCGACCCGGCGGGCGCCGCGGGCGGCCCGGCCTACGACGGCGGCTCCGAGTCCGGCCTGAGCTGGCAGACCTACGCCGAGACCTTGCAGAACGCCGGGGTCAGTTGGAAGGTCTACCAGAACGCCTCCGACAACTTCGGCGACAACGCACTGGCCTACTTCAATCAGTTCGCCAACGCGTCCACCAGCAGCACGTTGTACCAGCGGGGCATGGCGTCGGTCCCGTCCACCGGCAACACCCCCGTCGACATCGCCAACGCCATCGCCGCCGACGCCAAGGCGGGCACGTTGCCGCAGGTCTCCTGGGTGGTGGCCAACCAGAACACCAGCGAGCACCCGGACGCCCCTCCCGGCAACGGCGCCTACTTCATCGACCTGGTGCTCCAGGCCCTGGCGTCCGACAGCGCCGTGCTCGACTCCACCGTGCTGTTCCTCAACTACGACGAGAACGACGGCTTCTTCGACCACGTGCCGCCGCCCGCCGCGCCCTCGGGCACCACCGGCGAGTTCTACTCCGGCGAGAACATCGGCCTCGGCTTCCGCGTGCCCATGCTGGTCGTCTCGCCCTGGTCGCGCGGCGGTTGGGTGGACTCCCAGGTCTACGACCACACCTCGGTGATCCGCTTCCTGGAGAGCTGGACCAGCGCCCTGGGCACCCCCGCCAACTGCCCCAACATCAGCGCCTGGCGGCGCCAGGTCTGCGGCGACCTCACCGGCGCCTTCGACTTCGCCGCCCCGGTCTACGGCCTGCCGACGCTGCCGAGCACCGGCATCGTGCTGGCCCAGACCTCCTGCGACCCGCTGCCCAACCCGGCCCCGGAGACCAACGCGCTGCCCGCGCAGGAGAGCGGCACCCGCTCCGCCCGCGCCCTGCCGTACCAGCCCAACGGCTCGGTGGACCACTTCGAGTTCGACGCGAACAACAAGATCCTGCTGTGGCTGAAGATGTCCAACGAGGGCGCGGTCGCCACCAGCGCCGCCCACTTCGCCGTCTACGCCAACGCCAACCGCAGCGGCGGCCCCTGGCAGTACACCGTCCCCGCGTACAACGCCGCCACCCAGACCAACGGCACCGCCGGGGACTACTACAACATCGGCTCCGGGTACGGGAACGGCGCCTACGACTTCACCATGATCGGCCCCAACCGCTTCCTGCGGCACTTCGCCGGCAACGCCACCACCATCGGCAAGAACCTGGAGACCACCAGCTCCTACGCGGTCAGCTCCAGCACCGGCGACCTCGCGGTCTGGTTCACCATGACCAACGCCGCCGCCTCCGGCAAGACCGCGGTCTTCACCATCACCTCCACCAACTACCGCGGCGACGGCCCCTGGACCTACACCGTCCCGGCCGGGGGCAGCACCAGCGACTACTTCAACGCCGTCGCCTATGACAACGGCTGGTACGACTTCACCGTCACCAACAACCTCGACCCCGCCTGGTCCCGCCGCTTCACCGGCCACCTGGAGACCGGCGCGACCAGCGTCACCGGCTGA
- a CDS encoding beta-ketoacyl synthase N-terminal-like domain-containing protein: MVRQIRHAFVSAGELAMDRKVCVIGVGMTNFEKPESRDWQYWDMAREAGEAALADAGIGYGQVEQAAVGFCQQQSTAGQRAVYELGLTGIPVYNVNNNCATGATTLLMARQFVAGGQSDCVLALGFERMSRGALGAGRGAGDFAASPVARHYGVMAARHGFAATPPTAQIFGNAAREHMDRYGTTAEQLALVGVKNHRHSTANPRAQFREAYTLEQVLAARTIHAPLTRLQCSPTSDGAAAVLVASERFVREHRLERRAVEVIGQAMATDTEESFASGSSIDVVGRPVSRAAARAVYQQSGLGIEDVDVIELHDCFSINELLSYEALGMCADGESGKLVAEGATGYGGRWVVNPSGGLISKGHPLGATGLAQCAELVWQLRGEADRRQVAGARVGLAHNIGLGGAAVVTMLRRL, encoded by the coding sequence ATGGTACGTCAGATTCGACACGCATTCGTCTCGGCAGGGGAGTTGGCGATGGACCGCAAAGTCTGTGTGATCGGCGTCGGCATGACGAACTTCGAGAAGCCGGAGAGCCGCGACTGGCAGTACTGGGACATGGCGCGGGAGGCGGGTGAGGCGGCGCTGGCCGACGCCGGGATCGGCTACGGGCAGGTCGAACAGGCCGCCGTCGGCTTCTGTCAGCAGCAGTCCACGGCCGGGCAACGGGCGGTCTACGAGCTGGGGTTGACCGGGATCCCGGTCTACAACGTGAACAACAACTGCGCCACCGGGGCGACCACGCTGCTGATGGCCCGTCAGTTCGTGGCCGGGGGACAGAGCGACTGCGTACTGGCGCTGGGCTTCGAGCGGATGAGCCGGGGCGCGCTCGGCGCGGGCCGGGGCGCGGGCGACTTCGCCGCCAGCCCGGTGGCCCGGCACTACGGCGTGATGGCCGCCCGGCACGGTTTCGCGGCGACGCCGCCCACCGCGCAGATCTTCGGCAACGCCGCCCGCGAGCACATGGACCGCTACGGCACCACCGCCGAGCAGCTGGCGCTGGTCGGCGTGAAGAACCACCGCCACTCGACCGCCAACCCGCGCGCCCAGTTCCGCGAGGCCTACACGTTGGAGCAGGTGCTGGCGGCGCGGACCATCCACGCGCCGCTCACCAGACTCCAGTGCTCGCCGACCTCCGACGGTGCGGCGGCGGTACTGGTCGCCAGTGAGCGCTTCGTCCGCGAGCACCGGCTGGAGCGGCGGGCGGTGGAGGTCATCGGCCAGGCGATGGCGACCGACACCGAGGAGAGCTTCGCGTCGGGCTCGTCCATCGACGTGGTCGGCAGGCCCGTCAGCCGGGCCGCCGCCCGGGCCGTGTACCAGCAGTCCGGCCTCGGTATCGAGGATGTGGACGTGATCGAGCTGCACGACTGCTTCTCGATCAACGAACTGCTCAGCTACGAGGCGCTGGGCATGTGCGCGGACGGCGAGAGCGGCAAGCTGGTCGCCGAGGGCGCGACCGGCTACGGCGGGCGGTGGGTGGTGAACCCGTCCGGCGGGCTCATCTCCAAGGGGCATCCGCTGGGCGCGACCGGGCTGGCGCAGTGCGCCGAACTGGTCTGGCAGCTGCGCGGCGAGGCGGACCGGCGGCAGGTCGCGGGCGCGCGGGTGGGGCTGGCGCACAACATCGGGCTGGGCGGCGCGGCGGTGGTGACCATGCTGCGACGGCTCTAG
- a CDS encoding MaoC/PaaZ C-terminal domain-containing protein, with translation MPIDPAAALAAPPRVTDIAWEQKDVLLYHLGVGAGAHRPATDPDELRYTYEKDLQVLPSFVTVAGGGLARAGVFTLPGLDVNLARVLHGGQHIELHRPVPVSGRGTLTSSLAALYDKGKAAVLVLRSEAADADGPLWTCDTEVFARGEGGFGGERGVSSRVATPERAPDWEQEIPVRHDQALLYRLSGDWNPLHADPDFAELGGFDRPILHGLCTYGTTLKAVVDTVLGGDTSRVRGYRARFAGVFFPGETLRVRIWDEGGRLVVTAGSVERADAPVLADTVVTHE, from the coding sequence ATGCCCATCGACCCCGCGGCCGCCCTCGCGGCCCCGCCCCGCGTCACCGACATCGCGTGGGAGCAGAAGGACGTCCTGCTCTACCACCTCGGCGTCGGTGCGGGCGCGCACCGCCCGGCCACCGATCCCGACGAGCTGCGCTACACCTACGAGAAGGACCTCCAGGTCCTCCCCAGCTTCGTCACCGTCGCGGGCGGCGGCCTCGCCAGGGCGGGGGTGTTCACCCTGCCCGGGCTCGACGTCAACCTGGCCCGGGTGCTGCACGGCGGGCAGCACATCGAACTGCACCGGCCGGTCCCGGTCTCCGGCCGGGGCACGCTGACCAGCAGCCTGGCCGCGCTGTACGACAAGGGCAAGGCGGCGGTACTGGTGCTGCGCAGCGAGGCGGCCGACGCCGACGGCCCGCTGTGGACCTGCGACACCGAGGTCTTCGCCCGCGGCGAGGGCGGCTTCGGCGGCGAGCGCGGCGTCAGCAGCCGGGTCGCGACGCCGGAGCGGGCGCCGGACTGGGAGCAGGAGATCCCGGTCCGGCACGACCAGGCGCTGCTCTACCGGCTGTCCGGCGACTGGAACCCGCTGCACGCGGACCCGGACTTCGCCGAGCTCGGCGGCTTCGACCGGCCGATCCTGCACGGCCTGTGCACCTACGGGACCACCCTCAAGGCCGTGGTGGACACCGTCCTCGGCGGCGACACCAGCCGCGTCCGCGGCTACCGCGCCCGCTTCGCCGGGGTGTTCTTCCCGGGGGAGACGCTGCGGGTGCGGATCTGGGACGAGGGCGGCCGACTGGTGGTCACCGCGGGCTCGGTGGAGCGGGCCGACGCGCCCGTGCTCGCCGACACCGTGGTCACCCACGAGTAG
- a CDS encoding Zn-dependent alcohol dehydrogenase — MRAAVLHRTGQEKLEVHTGVELPDTGPGQVRVRMRAASLCHSDLSAMSGVLPQPAPFVPGHEGAGEVTEVGEGVRGLAVGDHVVICWMPPCGVCPSCARGAGNLCLAGFANMGTPNYRFDGTDVFGFSGTGTFAEESVVAAGCAVKLPDDVPFEIGALIGCGVTTGVGAAIHTAQVEPGSSVVVIGCGGVGIAAIQGARVAGAAQIVAVDPVASRRAWALRFGATEAVAPDGLAAVQQRLTGGEGFDYAFEVVGRSTTVRAAYDATRRGGALVVVGAGAMDDQAQFNMFELFFNEKRILPSLYGGTDVLRGYRTIIDLWRAGRLDLAGMITHHVPLEAVNDAIEQMRTGEALRTVIDL; from the coding sequence ATGCGCGCAGCAGTTCTGCACCGGACAGGGCAGGAGAAGCTAGAGGTCCACACCGGGGTGGAGCTCCCGGACACCGGTCCCGGGCAGGTCAGGGTACGGATGCGGGCCGCCAGCCTGTGCCACTCGGACCTGTCCGCGATGAGCGGCGTGCTGCCGCAACCCGCCCCGTTCGTGCCCGGACACGAGGGCGCGGGCGAGGTCACCGAGGTCGGCGAGGGCGTGCGCGGCCTCGCCGTGGGCGACCACGTGGTGATCTGCTGGATGCCGCCCTGCGGGGTCTGCCCGAGCTGCGCGCGCGGCGCGGGCAACCTCTGCCTGGCCGGGTTCGCCAACATGGGCACGCCCAACTACCGCTTCGACGGCACCGACGTCTTCGGCTTCTCCGGCACCGGCACCTTCGCCGAGGAGAGCGTGGTCGCGGCCGGTTGCGCGGTGAAGCTGCCGGACGACGTGCCGTTCGAGATCGGCGCGCTGATCGGCTGCGGGGTCACCACCGGCGTCGGCGCGGCCATCCACACCGCCCAGGTCGAACCGGGTTCCTCGGTGGTGGTGATCGGCTGCGGCGGCGTCGGCATCGCCGCGATCCAGGGCGCGCGGGTCGCCGGCGCGGCCCAGATCGTCGCGGTCGACCCGGTCGCCTCCCGGCGCGCCTGGGCGCTGCGCTTCGGCGCGACCGAGGCGGTCGCGCCGGACGGGCTGGCCGCGGTACAGCAGCGGCTGACCGGCGGTGAGGGCTTCGACTACGCCTTCGAGGTGGTCGGCCGCTCGACGACGGTGCGCGCGGCGTACGACGCGACCCGGCGCGGCGGCGCGCTGGTGGTGGTCGGCGCGGGGGCGATGGACGACCAGGCGCAGTTCAACATGTTCGAGCTGTTCTTCAACGAGAAGCGGATCCTGCCCTCCCTGTACGGCGGCACGGACGTGCTGCGCGGCTACCGGACGATCATCGACCTGTGGCGCGCCGGACGGCTCGACCTGGCCGGGATGATCACCCACCACGTCCCGCTCGAAGCGGTCAACGACGCCATCGAGCAGATGCGCACCGGCGAGGCACTGCGCACCGTGATCGACCTCTGA
- a CDS encoding 3-oxoacyl-ACP reductase, whose protein sequence is MNTSLQGRTAVVTGAGRGLGRAEALELARLGANVVVNDLGAPGRDGSGAASAAPADGTVAAILAEGGRAVAHHGDVSDPDAARELVELAVDRYGQLDILVNNAGILRDRMVFSMSPQEWDSVIRVHLRGHFATTRFAAAHWRDRAKESGAPVYGRIVNTSSEAFVAGSAGQPNYAAAKGGIVGLTLSCASALARYGVTSNVICPRARTRMTEDVFTGALGAPEQGLDPLAPEHVSPLVGYLASPAAGRVNGQLFVVHGGMVAVLGQPPVLAKFDAAKDLFTPDELDGLLSPFYAERTPGDGYANLAVLGLKHGD, encoded by the coding sequence ATGAACACCTCACTGCAGGGCAGGACCGCCGTGGTCACCGGCGCCGGGCGCGGCCTCGGCCGGGCCGAGGCCCTGGAGTTGGCCCGGCTGGGCGCGAACGTCGTGGTCAACGACCTCGGCGCGCCCGGCCGCGACGGCAGCGGCGCGGCCAGCGCCGCACCGGCGGACGGGACCGTGGCGGCGATCCTGGCCGAGGGCGGCCGGGCGGTCGCCCACCACGGCGACGTCTCCGACCCGGACGCCGCCCGCGAGCTGGTCGAACTGGCCGTGGACCGCTACGGACAGCTCGACATCCTGGTCAACAACGCGGGCATCCTGCGGGACCGGATGGTCTTCTCCATGTCCCCGCAGGAATGGGACTCGGTGATCCGGGTCCACCTGCGCGGGCACTTCGCCACCACCCGCTTCGCCGCCGCGCACTGGCGCGACCGGGCCAAGGAGTCCGGCGCACCGGTGTACGGCCGGATCGTCAACACCTCCTCCGAGGCGTTCGTCGCGGGCTCGGCCGGGCAGCCCAACTACGCGGCGGCGAAGGGCGGAATCGTCGGCCTGACGCTGAGCTGCGCGTCCGCGCTGGCCAGGTACGGGGTCACCAGCAACGTCATCTGCCCGCGCGCCCGCACCCGGATGACCGAGGACGTGTTCACCGGCGCGCTCGGCGCGCCCGAGCAGGGGCTCGACCCGCTGGCCCCCGAGCACGTCTCGCCGCTCGTCGGCTACCTGGCCTCCCCGGCCGCGGGCCGGGTGAACGGGCAGCTGTTCGTGGTCCACGGCGGGATGGTCGCGGTGCTCGGACAGCCACCGGTGCTGGCGAAGTTCGACGCCGCGAAGGACCTGTTCACCCCGGACGAACTGGACGGGCTGCTCAGCCCCTTCTACGCGGAGCGGACCCCCGGCGACGGCTACGCCAACCTGGCGGTGCTGGGCCTGAAGCACGGGGACTAG
- a CDS encoding Lrp/AsnC family transcriptional regulator has product MATKPATAREKLAGTLGLSERTVVRRATPLLHDGTLRPTAVRNPSRVPGMIPMALRIRCRPDRITAIAAGLARRPDTVWVDVLGGGDEISAVLFLDSPQARTSLLLRDLPATPGVRSWDAYDLMKVFPAGFVWSAGLLTTDQFNGLTPSLTEPRRTPEPHPLDDALIDLLAVDSRAAFEEPAARLGVSASTVRRRLGLLVSGHVVRLAGEVDPSLLGVDTEALLWIATVPGRLETIGQELSRQPRVRFAAATTGPANLLVAVAAEDLGGLYGFLTGTVGAIDGIRGLEVTRILSSLKRTGRVRPPELSPR; this is encoded by the coding sequence GTGGCGACGAAGCCCGCGACCGCGCGGGAGAAGCTTGCCGGCACCCTCGGCCTGTCCGAGCGCACGGTGGTACGCCGGGCGACGCCGCTGCTGCACGATGGCACGCTGCGGCCCACGGCGGTCCGCAACCCCAGCCGGGTCCCGGGAATGATCCCGATGGCACTACGGATCCGGTGCCGCCCCGACCGGATCACGGCCATCGCCGCCGGGCTCGCCCGACGACCCGACACCGTCTGGGTCGACGTGCTCGGCGGTGGCGACGAGATCAGCGCCGTGCTGTTCCTCGACAGCCCGCAGGCCCGGACCTCGCTGCTGCTGCGCGACCTCCCGGCCACCCCCGGTGTGCGGTCCTGGGACGCCTACGACCTGATGAAGGTGTTCCCGGCCGGTTTCGTCTGGAGCGCGGGGCTGCTGACCACGGACCAGTTCAACGGGCTCACGCCGAGCCTGACCGAGCCCCGGCGGACCCCGGAGCCGCATCCGCTCGACGACGCGCTCATCGACCTGCTCGCCGTGGACTCGCGCGCCGCCTTCGAGGAGCCGGCCGCCCGACTGGGCGTCTCGGCCTCGACCGTGCGCCGCCGCCTCGGCCTGCTGGTGTCCGGACACGTGGTGCGGCTGGCGGGCGAGGTCGACCCGTCGCTGCTGGGTGTCGACACCGAGGCGCTGCTGTGGATCGCCACCGTCCCCGGCAGGCTGGAGACGATCGGGCAGGAACTCAGCCGACAGCCGCGGGTACGGTTCGCCGCCGCGACGACCGGACCGGCGAACCTGCTGGTGGCGGTCGCCGCCGAGGATCTGGGCGGGCTCTACGGCTTCCTGACCGGGACGGTCGGCGCGATCGACGGCATTCGCGGTCTGGAGGTGACCCGGATCCTCAGCTCGCTCAAACGGACCGGCCGAGTCCGCCCGCCGGAGCTCAGTCCGCGGTGA
- a CDS encoding S9 family peptidase yields the protein MTVTPLPLTPEPSVPLTLVDALPPSRGAYAPVLRRLGFTFSADGAHAACLATTGDSGWYPESWWLGSGSEHSAAGAAAGGTAAGGTAAGGAAGGIAGTAAAGGAGAHPAAGQGGAGSDPESGLGEAVPVPLVLGAGSGPESLHSQLVSLRDGRVLICRHQQDRQELVVRAGHSRPAEAPGALAGGPGVSERSAGTLRMPGVRLLALPGTHPGGPVAVALGSDARPVTSVWLVSADGAAPQQVAEFPGLAGGGVWLDRVGRMLALDHVRQGGQGGPIVKTVALDLATGTMSPLLELAPDSNDRLVLADPDSGLIIVRSDAAGADRLGWGVLGGDQPLRFPDCLHQPQRFLRPVAVEPPTDPATPAAQLRVALQGDWGAGSSLAVWRPAEGRCEPLPIPAGRFGGVAHWSAAGLRLPYSAPDHPAGLATVDVDRLRDNPPDARPAPTMPLRLAPLQGGSAGMNSLLRRIPKGGTVRELRPVRPGWRLDGSAAPSEGGRWHPARTVELLGAAGRLEAVVYGGDSWLSAQHLVIALHGGPADAWRMEFDPPLQRMAAEGLSVVAPNQRGSSGYGVEHAQALQDAWGGPDLDDVLTLLSSVSGQRVALGLEPASLFGVSYGAFLALLATCTAPALVARCAVVAPFLSGARLLQEATEEVRSLTERMGGAREPADGRGPRDVLLVCHQLATPLLVVHGDRDEVVPVSQSRTLRQELLRIGRVEGADFRYVEATGAGHEVLSEECGPVLHELLATFLRTGRAT from the coding sequence ATGACTGTGACCCCTCTCCCACTGACACCGGAACCCTCAGTTCCGCTGACGCTGGTGGACGCCCTGCCGCCAAGCCGTGGCGCGTACGCGCCGGTGCTGCGGCGGCTCGGCTTCACCTTCTCCGCCGACGGCGCCCACGCCGCCTGCCTGGCGACGACCGGGGACAGCGGCTGGTACCCGGAGAGCTGGTGGCTGGGCAGCGGCAGCGAACACTCGGCGGCCGGAGCGGCGGCGGGCGGGACGGCAGCGGGCGGGACGGCGGCGGGCGGGGCGGCGGGCGGCATAGCGGGGACGGCGGCGGCGGGCGGCGCGGGCGCGCACCCGGCGGCGGGGCAGGGTGGAGCCGGGTCCGATCCGGAGAGCGGGCTCGGCGAGGCGGTCCCGGTGCCGTTGGTGCTCGGCGCCGGGTCGGGGCCGGAGAGCCTGCACTCGCAGCTGGTGTCCCTGCGGGACGGGCGGGTACTGATCTGCCGCCACCAGCAGGACCGGCAGGAGCTGGTGGTGCGGGCCGGTCACAGCCGACCGGCCGAGGCCCCCGGCGCACTCGCTGGCGGCCCGGGGGTGTCCGAGCGCAGTGCGGGCACCCTGCGGATGCCCGGCGTGCGGCTGCTGGCGCTGCCCGGCACCCACCCGGGCGGACCGGTGGCGGTGGCGCTCGGCAGCGACGCGCGCCCGGTCACCTCGGTCTGGCTGGTCAGCGCGGACGGCGCGGCGCCGCAGCAGGTCGCGGAGTTCCCCGGGCTGGCCGGGGGCGGGGTCTGGCTGGACCGGGTCGGCCGGATGCTGGCGCTGGACCACGTACGCCAGGGCGGGCAGGGGGGCCCGATCGTGAAGACCGTCGCGCTGGACCTGGCCACCGGGACGATGAGCCCACTGCTGGAACTCGCCCCCGACAGCAACGACCGGCTGGTCCTGGCCGACCCCGACAGCGGGCTGATCATCGTCCGCAGCGACGCGGCCGGGGCGGACCGGCTCGGCTGGGGGGTGCTCGGCGGTGACCAGCCGCTGCGCTTCCCGGACTGCCTGCACCAGCCGCAGCGCTTCCTGCGGCCGGTCGCGGTCGAGCCGCCGACCGATCCGGCGACCCCGGCGGCCCAGCTGCGGGTGGCGCTCCAGGGCGACTGGGGGGCCGGCTCCTCCCTGGCGGTGTGGCGACCCGCCGAGGGGCGCTGCGAGCCGCTGCCGATACCGGCCGGGCGGTTCGGCGGCGTGGCGCACTGGTCGGCCGCGGGGCTGCGGCTGCCGTACTCCGCGCCGGACCATCCGGCCGGGTTGGCCACCGTCGACGTGGACCGGCTGCGGGACAACCCGCCGGACGCCCGACCCGCGCCCACCATGCCGCTGCGGCTGGCCCCGCTCCAGGGCGGCTCGGCCGGGATGAACAGCCTGCTGCGCCGGATCCCCAAGGGCGGCACGGTCAGGGAGCTGCGCCCGGTCCGTCCGGGATGGCGGCTGGACGGCAGTGCCGCGCCCAGCGAGGGCGGTCGCTGGCACCCCGCGCGGACCGTCGAACTGCTGGGGGCCGCCGGGCGGTTGGAGGCCGTGGTGTACGGCGGCGACAGCTGGCTGTCGGCGCAGCACCTGGTGATCGCGCTGCACGGCGGCCCGGCCGACGCCTGGCGGATGGAGTTCGACCCGCCGCTGCAACGGATGGCCGCCGAGGGCCTGTCGGTGGTCGCACCCAACCAACGCGGCAGCTCCGGCTACGGCGTGGAGCACGCGCAGGCGCTCCAGGACGCCTGGGGCGGGCCGGATCTGGACGACGTGCTGACACTGCTGTCGAGCGTCAGCGGCCAACGCGTCGCCCTGGGGCTCGAACCGGCTTCACTCTTTGGGGTGAGTTACGGGGCGTTCCTCGCCCTGCTCGCGACCTGTACCGCACCGGCGCTCGTGGCCCGCTGCGCGGTGGTCGCGCCCTTCCTGTCGGGTGCGCGGCTGCTCCAGGAGGCAACCGAGGAGGTCCGCTCGCTGACCGAGCGGATGGGTGGTGCTCGGGAGCCCGCCGACGGGCGCGGCCCCCGGGACGTCCTGCTGGTGTGCCACCAGCTGGCCACCCCGCTGCTGGTCGTCCACGGTGACCGGGACGAGGTGGTCCCGGTCAGTCAATCCCGCACGCTGCGGCAGGAGTTGCTGCGGATAGGCCGGGTCGAGGGCGCGGACTTCCGCTATGTGGAGGCGACCGGGGCCGGGCACGAGGTGCTGTCCGAGGAGTGCGGTCCGGTGCTGCACGAGCTGCTGGCGACCTTCCTGCGTACCGGGAGGGCCACCTGA
- a CDS encoding Nif3-like dinuclear metal center hexameric protein, whose protein sequence is MPILSDVRSLFDELYPPARAESWDAVGLVCGDPGAEIRRVLFAVDPVRAVVDEALAWGADLLVTHHPLYLRGTTTVAADGFKGRVVHTLIKHDIGLLVAHTNADSADPGVSDALAGAVGLRITGPIVPDPTDPAGRRGHGRIGELAEPEPLSAFAARVAAALPATAQGVRAAGDPDQPIRRVAVAGGSGDSFFDAVRAAGVDAYVTADLRHHPASEAREAGPLALVDAAHWATEWPWLRSAESALHAAAEKRGWAFETRVSELVTDPWTLHAPMTANR, encoded by the coding sequence GTGCCGATCCTTTCCGACGTCCGCAGCCTGTTCGACGAGCTCTACCCGCCCGCCCGGGCCGAGTCCTGGGACGCGGTCGGCCTGGTCTGCGGCGATCCCGGCGCCGAGATCCGCCGGGTGCTGTTCGCGGTCGACCCGGTCCGGGCGGTCGTCGACGAGGCCCTGGCCTGGGGCGCGGACCTGCTGGTCACCCACCATCCGCTCTACCTGCGCGGGACCACCACGGTCGCCGCCGACGGCTTCAAGGGCCGCGTCGTGCACACCCTGATCAAGCACGACATCGGGCTGCTGGTCGCCCACACCAACGCCGACTCCGCCGACCCCGGCGTCTCCGACGCCCTGGCCGGGGCCGTCGGCCTGCGGATCACCGGCCCGATCGTGCCCGACCCGACCGACCCGGCCGGACGCCGGGGCCACGGCCGGATCGGCGAACTGGCCGAGCCCGAGCCGCTGTCCGCCTTCGCCGCCCGGGTCGCCGCCGCGCTGCCCGCGACCGCCCAGGGCGTCCGCGCGGCCGGGGACCCGGACCAGCCGATCCGCCGGGTCGCGGTGGCCGGAGGTTCCGGCGACTCCTTCTTCGACGCGGTCCGGGCCGCCGGGGTCGACGCCTACGTCACCGCCGACCTGCGCCACCACCCCGCCTCCGAGGCCCGCGAGGCGGGCCCGCTGGCGCTGGTGGACGCCGCCCACTGGGCCACCGAGTGGCCCTGGCTGCGCAGCGCCGAGAGCGCCCTGCACGCCGCCGCCGAGAAGCGCGGCTGGGCCTTCGAGACCCGCGTGTCCGAGCTGGTCACCGACCCCTGGACGCTGCACGCCCCCATGACCGCCAACCGCTGA